Proteins encoded together in one Lathyrus oleraceus cultivar Zhongwan6 chromosome 5, CAAS_Psat_ZW6_1.0, whole genome shotgun sequence window:
- the LOC127085747 gene encoding (+)-borneol dehydrogenase 2, which produces MKYCEPPTLLSSTNVEQERETSHILTMSTTINAPAQRLLGKVAVVTGGASGIGASIVRLFHSHGAKVCIADVQDDLGQKLCDSFCDPENVYFVHCDVAVETDVSDAVYNTVGKFGTLDIMVNNAGISGAPCPDIRNVDMSEFDKIFDINVKGVFHGMKHAAHFLIPKKSGSIISISSVSSSLGGTGPHAYTGSKHAVWGITKNVAAELGNHGIRVNCVSPYGIATGLALAHLPEEERTEDVKAGFRSFVGKNANLQGVELTVDDVANAVLFLASDDAKYISGENLMVDGGFTRTNHSLKVFRG; this is translated from the exons atgaaatattgtgaGCCACCAACACTACTATCATCAACAAACGTAGAACAAGAGAGAGAAACTTCACACATCTTAACCATGTCAACTACAATCAATGCTCCAGCACAAAG GTTATTAGGCAAAGTGGCTGTGGTAACTGGTGGAGCCTCCGGGATCGGAGCAAGCATTGTCCGCCTGTTCCATTCCCACGGTGCTAAAGTCTGTATAGCCGATGTCCAAGACGATCTTGGACAGAAGCTCTGTGATTCCTTCTGTGATCCggaaaatgtttattttgttcATTGTGATGTTGCGGTAGAGACTGATGTTTCGGATGCAGTATACAATACTGTTGGTAAATTCGGCACTCTAGACATCATGGTCAACAATGCTGGAATTTCCGGAGCACCTTGTCCTGATATCCGCAACGTGGACATGTCCGAATTCGACAAAATATTTGACATAAATGTGAAAGGTGTTTTCCATGGAATGAAACATGCTGCTCATTTTCTGATACCTAAGAAAAGTGGCTCAATAATTTCTATATCAAGTGTTTCAAGTTCCTTAGGGGGAACAGGGCCTCATGCGTATACAGGCTCCAAGCATGCTGTGTGGGGGATAACAAAGAATGTTGCAGCTGAATTGGGGAACCATGGAATAAGAGTGAACTGCGTGTCGCCTTATGGTATTGCAACAGGTTTGGCTTTGGCTCATTTGCCCGAGGAGGAGAGAACCGAGGATGTGAAAGCGGGTTTTCGTTCTTTCGTCGGGAAAAACGCGAACTTGCAGGGTGTAGAGTTAACTGTCGATGATGTGGCTAATGCTGTTCTTTTTCTTGCAAGTGATGATGCAAAGTATATCAGCGGAGAGAATCTTATGGTTGATGGAGGATTCACCCGAACAAATCACTCACTCAAAGTTTTTCGAGGATGA
- the LOC127081603 gene encoding uncharacterized protein LOC127081603, with translation MNEYHSKSEGSVKLEISGTPKDMLPLDTHTALLAQIKLLNKQLAEGCLNKANMSQATRRGLEQVNENHEILARNHKVSIENLETRIGQLSRQIAVLPSSSGGFTVKTVDKPKNETCKVVETNFRLVTRKEEVEKIKKDKIKEKKVEIEMDENGNQGNDEERGFTLDYFINKNSPRKRTKDQIMNEPNPLLPNYIKLPYPIIKKRLVQEDEEGMFERFIKMLKQLQEVGESSEVPPKMNDPREFSITCTIGGVKISHALCDLGSSINVMSLSKFKELEIGEIVPNNMTLSLVDSFVTRPLGVVQDVIVHVDGLTFPAGFLVIDMKNDLEGSEILGRPFLASGKAKIDVETDELILKFNKEKVVFHAYQWTPYVEDIDTCYKLKEKGSEVSKNMKKGVFTGVRIASSNFIIE, from the exons ATGAATGAGTATCATTCTAAAAGTGAAGGGTCGGTTAAGCTTGAAATTAGTGGCACACCTAAAGACATGTTACCTCTTGACACTCATACTGCATTATTAGCTCAAATTAAATTGTTAAATAAGCAGCTGGCTGAAGGCTGCTTAAATAAAGCTAACATGAGTCAG GCCACTCGGAGAGGTTTGGAGCAGGTTAATGAGAATCATGAAATTTTGGCTAGAAACCATAAAGTGTCAATTGAGAATTTGGAGACTCGGATTGGTCAATTATCTAGACAAATAGCAGTTTTGCCTAGCTCAAGTGGAGGATTCACCGTTAAGACCGTTGATAAACCCAAGAATGAAACATGTAAGGTTGTGGAAACGAATTTTAGGTTGGTTACTAGAAAGGAGGAAGTAGAAAAAATTAAAAAGGATAAAATTAAGGAAAAGAAAGTTGAAATTGAAATGGATGAGAATGGAAACCAAGGTAACGATGAGGAAAGAGGATTCACCCTTGATTACTTCATTAATAAAAATTCTCCTCGGAAGAGAACAAAAGATCAAATTATGAATGAACCAAATCCACTGTTACCAAATTATATAAAACTCCCATATCCCATCATTAAGAAGAGACTGGTACAAGAGGATGAGGAAGGAATGTTTGAGAGATTTATAAAAATGTTGAAACAACTTCAG GAGGTGGGAGAATCGTCGGAAGTTCCACCAAAGATGAATGATCCAAGAGAGTTCAGCATTACTTGCACCATTGGAGGGGTAAAAATCTCACATGCTTTATGTGACTTAGGATCGAGCATCAATGTCATGTCGTTGAGCAAGTTTAAGGAATTGGAGATAGGCGAGATTGTACCCAACAACATGACATTATCTTTGGTCGACTCATTTGTGACTCGTCCGCTTGGTGTTGTACAAGATGTTATAGTTCATGTCGATGGTTTGACCTTTCCTGCAGGCTTTTTGGTAATCGACATGAAAAATGATTTGGAAGGGTCGGAGATTCTCGGGCGCCCATTCTTGGCATCTGGGAAGGCAAAAATAGATGTGGAGACTGATGAgttaattttgaaatttaataaggAGAAGGTGGTGTTTCATGCATATCAATGGACACCATATGTGGAGGATATTGATACATGCTATAAATTGAAAGAGAAAGGTAGTGAAGTGTCCAAGAATATGAAAAAAGGAGTTTTTACCGGCGTGAGG ATTGCAAGTTCTAACTTTATCATTGAGTAA